One genomic segment of Flagellimonas marinaquae includes these proteins:
- a CDS encoding Nramp family divalent metal transporter, with translation MFKKIGPGVLVAAAFVGPGTITMCTLAGARFGYALIWTLVVSIIATIVLQGMAGRIGLVTQNGLVDVVRSELKTQWVKNMVIIIVLGAILIGNAAYEAGNIGGATLGLEQLLPQPQLKPFLPAFIGGIIFLLLWFSGYKTLEKIFVGLVGIMGVSFVVCAIITKPSIYGILKGMFVPRLPEDGLLTVIALVGTTVVPYNLFLHASLVKEKWKNKSDLKAVNWDTIVSIGLGGLVSIAILITASAAPISDINNALDMALALEPLFGKMAFLFMAAGLLAAGITSAITAPLAAAYVASSCFGWEGGMQNKKFKMVWGSIVLCGIVFLSFDIKPIEVIQFAQIANGILLPVMALLLLWIVNKKSVMGEHQNSVIQNVFGIAIVAFAIFLGAKSILKVIGLL, from the coding sequence ATGTTTAAAAAAATTGGGCCAGGTGTTTTGGTCGCGGCCGCCTTTGTCGGACCTGGGACCATTACCATGTGTACTTTGGCGGGAGCCCGTTTTGGCTATGCCCTAATCTGGACTTTGGTGGTCTCCATTATTGCAACCATTGTTTTACAGGGAATGGCCGGTAGAATAGGGCTTGTTACCCAGAACGGACTGGTGGATGTGGTTAGGTCTGAATTAAAAACACAGTGGGTCAAGAATATGGTAATAATTATTGTCTTGGGGGCCATTTTAATTGGAAATGCGGCCTACGAAGCAGGAAATATTGGAGGTGCTACCCTTGGGTTGGAGCAGCTATTGCCCCAGCCACAATTAAAACCATTTTTACCCGCATTTATTGGGGGCATCATTTTTTTGCTATTGTGGTTTAGCGGTTATAAAACATTGGAAAAAATATTTGTGGGCCTGGTGGGGATCATGGGTGTGAGCTTTGTGGTTTGCGCCATTATAACAAAACCATCGATTTATGGAATATTAAAAGGCATGTTCGTGCCCAGATTACCGGAAGATGGGCTATTGACCGTGATAGCTTTGGTAGGCACAACGGTGGTTCCCTACAACCTATTCTTGCACGCATCTTTGGTAAAGGAGAAATGGAAAAACAAATCCGATTTAAAAGCTGTGAATTGGGATACCATAGTGTCCATTGGATTGGGAGGGTTGGTTTCCATAGCCATTTTGATAACCGCCTCTGCGGCACCCATTTCCGATATAAACAATGCCTTGGACATGGCATTGGCACTGGAGCCCTTGTTTGGTAAAATGGCATTTTTGTTTATGGCAGCTGGGCTCTTGGCCGCTGGTATAACATCCGCCATAACGGCACCTTTGGCCGCAGCCTATGTGGCCAGTAGTTGTTTTGGTTGGGAAGGTGGAATGCAGAACAAAAAGTTTAAAATGGTATGGGGAAGTATTGTGCTGTGCGGAATAGTCTTCCTTTCGTTTGATATAAAACCCATCGAAGTTATTCAGTTTGCACAGATTGCCAACGGTATTTTATTGCCCGTAATGGCCTTGTTGCTTTTATGGATTGTGAACAAAAAATCGGTGATGGGAGAACACCAAAATTCTGTGATTCAAAATGTGTTTGGTATCGCAATCGTCGCTTTTGCCATTTTTCTCGGTGCAAAAAGTATTTTAAAAGTCATAGGTTTGTTGTAA